The genome window CCGCACTTCTCGCGCGCATTCACGCTGAGCCCGGATTTCGACGTGTCGCGGATCGACGCGCAACTGCGCGACGGCGTGCTGAAATTGAGCATCCCGCGACGCGAGGAAGCGAAGCCGCGGCGGATCGCGGTGACCGCGGGGTAAGTGGACGCGCGGGAGCATTTCGTCGACCCGCGGTCCGCGCGGCTTGCGCCGCGTCGGCCGTCGGGTGGACCTCCCGCGCTTGCGCTCGCGGCGTGACGTGCTGCGCCGGCGAGTCGTCGCCCATCTCGCATTTCCTGCAGGAGGCATCCGATGCATACCCACACGACGATCGAACATGGCGGCTATGCGGTCCGGGCCGTGGTGACCGATACGGAGACGGGCCGCTATTCGGCGACGGCGATCCTCATGGATCGCGACGGCGAAACCCGGGCGCTCGGCGTCGATGGCGACTTCGCCGATACCCGCGAAGCATGCGACCAGGCGCTCGAACTCGCGCTCGCATGGATCCAGCGACGGTCGGTCGTGTCGGACCGTTATGTGAGACGAAATCGAGCCGCGCCGAGCCGCGCTTTGGACAACGCACCGCGCGCACGCCGACACGCGTGACGCGGATTGCGGTTGCTATCGGCGACGGCCCGGTTGCCCGCGCACGCCGGCGCATCGGGTTGCCGTGCGCGGGCAGCCGGGTCGCTCGTCGGCGCTCGAACCGCCGCGCACTGGTCGGTATTTGACTGCCGGGCGCATCGCCGACCGGCGAGGTCTCGTTGCGCAGCGACACGCAGGTGTCGAACGACCGAACGCTCATCCGAGCCACGACCTGATATTCGCGCGCATCGCACCGGCCGAGATCCCGTAACGGTCGTGCAACGTCGGCAGCGCGCCCGCGGCGAGATACGCATCCGGCAGTGCGATCTGCCGGAACGGGACCGCGACGCCGGCGCCGAGCAACACGGTCGCGACCGCTTCGCCGAGCCCGCCGACCACCGTATGGTTCTCCGCGACGACGACCATGCGCCCTTTGCGCGCGGCCTCGCGGACGATGGTCGCCGTGTCGAGTGGCTTGATCGTCGGTACGTGCAGCACGGCGACGTCGACGCGATCGGCCTCGAGCGCCTTCGCTACCTCGAGCGCGCGCATCGTCATGATCCCGGACGAGATCAGCAGCACGTCGTTGCCGTCGCGCAGCAGCTTGGCCTTGCCGAGTTCGAAACGGTAATCGTATTCGTCGAGCACGACCGGCACGTTGCCGCGCAGCAAACGCGCGTACACCGGCCCCTTGTGCGCGGCGATGACCGGCACCATCTGTTCGATGTCCAGCGCGTCGCATGGGTCGATCACGGTCATGTTCGGCATCGCGCGCATCAGCGCCAGATCCTCGGCGGCCTGATGGCTCGGCCCGTAGCCGGTCGTGAGCCCCGGCAATGCGCACACCAGCTTCACGTCGAGATTGTCCTCGGCGATCGCCTGATGAATGAAGTCGTACGCCCGGCGCGTGGCAAACACCGCATAGGTCGTGACGAACGGCTGGGCGCCTTCGTGCGCGAACCCGGCGGCGGCTCCCATCAGCAGTTGCTCGGCCATGCCCATCTGGTAGTAGCGTTCGGGAAAGGCCTTCGCGAAGATGTGCAGGTCGGTGTACTTGCCGAGATCGGCCGTCATCCCGATCACGTCGCCGTTCGTGCGGGCAAGTTCGGTCAGTGCATGGCCGAACGGTGCGGAGCGGGTCGCCTGCCCTTCCGCCGCGATGGACGCGATCATCGCGGAAGTCTTCAGACGCGGCTTGTTGTCGACGGTGCTCATGCATGCCTCCCTGCTTCGAGTGCGTCGAGCGCGAGTTGCCACTCGTGCGCATCGACCCGGATGAAATGGCTCTTCTCGCGTGCTTCGAGGAACGGCACGCCGCACCCCATCTTCGTGTCGCAGACGATGATGCGCGGCTGCGGTGCGCCATGCCGGCGCGCCTGGTCGAACGCACGCTTCACCGCGTCGATGTCGTTGCCGTCGATGCGTTGCACGTACCAGCCGAACGCCTCGAGCTTGTCGACCAGCGGCTCGAACGCCATGACCTGGGATGACGGGCCGTCGGCCTGCTGGTTGTTCACGTCGACGATCGCGATCAGGTTGTCGAGCTTCCAGTGCGCGGCCGACATCAGCCCTTCCCAGATCGCGCCTTCGTCGAGCTCGCCGTCCGAGAACAGCGTGTAGACGAACGCATCGGAGCCCTTGCGCTTCAGGCCGAGACAACGGCCGACCGCGATCGTCAGGCCCTGTCCGAGCGAGCCGCCGGACATTTCCATGCCGGGCGTGTAGCTCGCCATCCCGGACATCGGCAGGCGGCTATCGTCGCTGCCGTAGGTTTCGAGTTCCGCGGCCGGCAGGATGCCGGCTTCGAACAGCGCCGCGTACAGCGCGATCGCATAGTGCCCGTTCGACAGCAGGAAGCGGTCGCGCCCTTCCCATTCGGGATCGTCGGCGCGATAGCGCATCCCGCCGAAATACGCGACGGCCAGCACGTCGGCGATGTCGAGCGCCTGGCCGACATAGCCCTGCCCTTGCACTTCGCCCATCAGCACGGCGTTTCTACGGATGCGGTACGCGCGCTCGGCGAGCGTGACCGCTTCATGGATGGTTTCGGTATCCATCGATAGCTCCTGTATCGGGTCGGAAGGAATGCCAATCGATTCATCGATTGACGGATCGCGGCACGAGGAACACCAGCAGCGCACCGGCCGCGATCGCGACGGAGATGAACACGAGCCCCGCGGTGGACTTGCCGGTCAGGTCGTTCAGCCAGCCGACGATCGCCGGCGAGAAGAAACCCGCGAGGTTCGCAAAGCAGTTGACCGCGGCAATGCCCGCTGCCGCCGACATCCCGCCCAGCAACGCGGTGGGCAGCGACCAGAACTGCGACGACGACGCGAGGATGCCGGCGGACGCGATGCTCAGGCATACGATCGACGCGCCGACGCTGCCGAGCATCGGCAACGTGGCGAAACCCGCCGCCGCGACCAGCATCGGCACCGCGAGATGGAAGCGGCGCTCGCGGCGACGATCCGCGCTGCTGCCGATCAGCGGCAGCGCGACGATCGCGCAGGCGTACGGAATCGCGGTGAACAGGCCGACCCACAGCGGATCGGCGACGCCGGCCTTGCGAATGATCGTCGGCAGCCAGAACGTGAGGCCGTACTGGCCGAGCACCACGCAGAAGTAGATCGCTG of Burkholderia sp. NRF60-BP8 contains these proteins:
- a CDS encoding transketolase family protein yields the protein MSTVDNKPRLKTSAMIASIAAEGQATRSAPFGHALTELARTNGDVIGMTADLGKYTDLHIFAKAFPERYYQMGMAEQLLMGAAAGFAHEGAQPFVTTYAVFATRRAYDFIHQAIAEDNLDVKLVCALPGLTTGYGPSHQAAEDLALMRAMPNMTVIDPCDALDIEQMVPVIAAHKGPVYARLLRGNVPVVLDEYDYRFELGKAKLLRDGNDVLLISSGIMTMRALEVAKALEADRVDVAVLHVPTIKPLDTATIVREAARKGRMVVVAENHTVVGGLGEAVATVLLGAGVAVPFRQIALPDAYLAAGALPTLHDRYGISAGAMRANIRSWLG
- a CDS encoding transketolase; protein product: MDTETIHEAVTLAERAYRIRRNAVLMGEVQGQGYVGQALDIADVLAVAYFGGMRYRADDPEWEGRDRFLLSNGHYAIALYAALFEAGILPAAELETYGSDDSRLPMSGMASYTPGMEMSGGSLGQGLTIAVGRCLGLKRKGSDAFVYTLFSDGELDEGAIWEGLMSAAHWKLDNLIAIVDVNNQQADGPSSQVMAFEPLVDKLEAFGWYVQRIDGNDIDAVKRAFDQARRHGAPQPRIIVCDTKMGCGVPFLEAREKSHFIRVDAHEWQLALDALEAGRHA